In Streptomyces sp. NBC_00483, a single window of DNA contains:
- a CDS encoding aldehyde dehydrogenase family protein — MNSTIFSIGSATSGAATARAALDAHFPQGLGSYLDGQVVPGRGEAVRLTSAATSEWVADYADAGTEGADAVLASAVRGAEVWAATDPFERAAILREVSRTVAEHVEELAALESATTGKPIRDTRGEAAKVAEMFGYYAGWADKLLGHTIPVPGNWHTYTERVPWGVVVAITPWNAPLFTGGWNSAAPLAAGNAVVVKPSEFTPASTVRLAQLAHEAGLPDGVFNVATGLGSTVGATLTSDARVGKVSFIGSVGTGRRVAVAAAATGIPTVLELGGKSANIVFADADLDRAADGAVSAIFSGAGQSCVAGSRLLVERSVHAEFVARVAERAARLRVGDPLDPGTEVGPIITESQFATVTSLVEAGITGGARRATAASLPTQVTNSPLADGRWVLPTVLDGVSPANVLETTEVFGPVVGVDSFFTEAEAIERANATTFGLAGAVWTQDVARAHHVARSVKAGTFWINSYKTIHVAVPFGGFGDSGHGRSSGPGVLDEYTQTKAVWTPTRAAGSPFPSLSY, encoded by the coding sequence ATGAACAGCACGATTTTCTCGATCGGCTCCGCGACCTCCGGTGCCGCCACCGCCCGCGCGGCGCTGGACGCCCACTTCCCGCAGGGACTCGGCTCGTATCTCGACGGCCAGGTCGTCCCCGGCCGCGGCGAGGCCGTCCGTCTCACGTCCGCCGCCACCTCGGAGTGGGTGGCCGACTACGCGGACGCCGGTACGGAGGGCGCCGACGCCGTCCTCGCGAGCGCGGTCCGCGGCGCCGAGGTGTGGGCCGCCACCGACCCCTTCGAGCGCGCGGCGATCCTGCGCGAGGTCTCCCGCACCGTCGCCGAGCACGTCGAGGAACTCGCGGCGCTGGAGTCCGCCACCACCGGCAAGCCGATCCGCGACACCCGCGGCGAGGCCGCCAAGGTCGCCGAGATGTTCGGCTACTACGCGGGCTGGGCGGACAAGCTGCTCGGACACACCATCCCGGTCCCCGGCAACTGGCACACGTACACCGAGCGGGTCCCGTGGGGTGTCGTCGTGGCGATCACTCCGTGGAACGCGCCGCTGTTCACCGGGGGCTGGAACTCGGCGGCGCCGCTCGCCGCGGGCAACGCGGTCGTCGTCAAGCCCAGCGAGTTCACGCCCGCCTCCACTGTGCGCCTGGCGCAGCTGGCACACGAGGCCGGGCTGCCGGACGGTGTGTTCAACGTCGCCACGGGTCTGGGTTCCACGGTCGGTGCCACCCTCACCAGTGACGCGCGGGTCGGGAAGGTGTCCTTCATCGGCTCGGTGGGCACGGGGCGGCGGGTGGCCGTCGCGGCGGCGGCCACGGGCATCCCGACGGTCCTTGAACTCGGCGGCAAGAGCGCCAACATCGTGTTCGCCGACGCCGATCTGGACCGGGCGGCGGACGGCGCCGTGTCCGCGATCTTCTCCGGGGCCGGACAGTCGTGTGTGGCCGGTTCGCGGCTGCTGGTGGAGCGGTCGGTGCACGCCGAGTTCGTGGCGCGCGTCGCGGAGCGGGCGGCCCGGCTGCGGGTCGGCGATCCGCTGGACCCGGGGACCGAGGTCGGCCCGATCATCACGGAGTCACAGTTCGCCACGGTCACCTCGCTCGTCGAGGCGGGCATCACGGGCGGCGCCCGCCGCGCCACGGCGGCGAGCCTCCCCACCCAGGTCACCAACTCACCGCTCGCGGACGGCCGTTGGGTCCTGCCCACCGTGCTGGACGGAGTCAGCCCCGCCAATGTGCTGGAGACCACCGAGGTGTTCGGCCCGGTCGTCGGGGTCGACTCCTTCTTCACCGAGGCCGAGGCCATCGAGCGCGCCAACGCCACCACCTTCGGGCTCGCGGGCGCGGTGTGGACCCAGGACGTCGCGCGGGCCCACCATGTGGCTCGCTCGGTGAAGGCAGGTACCTTCTGGATCAACTCGTACAAGACGATCCACGTGGCCGTGCCCTTCGGTGGCTTCGGCGACTCCG
- a CDS encoding nucleoside deaminase, which yields MEERELDHLRRCVELAAEALDAGDEPFGSVLMDGAGKVRAEDRNRVAGGDATRHPEFELARWAAGHLTPEERATATVYTSGEHCPMCSAAHAWVGLDRIVYVASSAQLSGWLAEWGRPQGPVNALPVQEVAPSVKVEGPVDELVPAVKELHRRLAQRV from the coding sequence GTGGAAGAGCGTGAACTGGACCATCTGCGCCGGTGTGTGGAGCTGGCCGCCGAGGCGTTGGACGCCGGTGACGAGCCGTTCGGCTCCGTCCTTATGGACGGTGCGGGGAAGGTCAGGGCCGAGGACCGCAATCGGGTCGCCGGTGGTGACGCGACGCGGCACCCCGAGTTCGAGCTCGCCCGCTGGGCGGCCGGTCACCTCACCCCCGAGGAGCGTGCCACCGCCACCGTGTACACGTCCGGTGAGCACTGCCCCATGTGCTCGGCGGCGCACGCCTGGGTCGGGCTCGACCGGATCGTGTACGTGGCGTCCTCGGCGCAGCTGTCCGGGTGGCTGGCCGAGTGGGGGCGGCCCCAGGGCCCGGTGAACGCCCTGCCCGTGCAGGAGGTCGCCCCGTCGGTGAAGGTCGAGGGGCCGGTGGACGAGCTGGTGCCGGCCGTGAAGGAGCTGCACCGGCGGCTGGCGCAGCGCGTCTGA
- a CDS encoding MurR/RpiR family transcriptional regulator produces the protein MPSPRTPKNPGQADWLGDALPDVPLSKAQTRVVDVIVRNPQLASYAEIAQIAERADVNSSTVVRAAQTLGYQGWPDLQRELRARYLVQISTEDTLTEHGEHRSPLHDALSHDLENLRQTLESNSAAEAEAAIAALAGARSILVIGVGSFAGPATVMAHLGSTMGYPITLENRAGVHLASAVNNVGPGDVLLVVNMWRSTKQVIAAAESAHEAGATVVAITDMRRGRLATAIADHLLIVPSEGISFFQSVTAATSVVYGLLAGMQEAQPERSRAAIRRTQQLWRDLDIYLD, from the coding sequence GTGCCTTCACCTCGCACCCCCAAGAACCCCGGCCAGGCCGACTGGCTGGGCGACGCCCTGCCCGACGTGCCCCTGTCCAAGGCCCAGACCCGCGTCGTCGACGTCATCGTGCGCAATCCGCAGCTCGCCTCGTACGCCGAGATCGCGCAGATCGCCGAGCGGGCGGACGTGAACAGCTCCACGGTCGTCCGGGCCGCGCAGACCCTGGGCTACCAGGGCTGGCCCGACCTGCAGCGGGAGCTGCGCGCACGGTACCTGGTGCAGATCTCCACCGAGGACACGCTCACCGAGCACGGCGAGCACCGCAGCCCGCTGCACGACGCGCTGTCGCACGACCTCGAGAACCTGCGGCAGACCCTCGAGAGCAATTCCGCGGCGGAGGCCGAGGCCGCCATCGCGGCGCTGGCCGGGGCCCGGTCGATCCTCGTCATCGGCGTCGGTTCCTTCGCGGGTCCCGCCACCGTGATGGCACACCTCGGCTCCACCATGGGCTACCCGATCACGCTGGAGAACCGGGCCGGTGTGCACCTGGCCTCGGCGGTGAACAACGTCGGGCCGGGTGATGTGCTCCTGGTCGTCAACATGTGGCGCTCCACGAAGCAGGTCATCGCCGCCGCGGAGTCCGCCCACGAGGCCGGGGCCACCGTCGTCGCGATCACCGATATGCGCCGCGGGCGGCTCGCCACCGCCATCGCCGACCACCTGCTGATCGTGCCGTCCGAAGGCATCTCGTTCTTCCAGTCCGTCACCGCCGCCACGTCGGTGGTCTACGGGCTGCTCGCCGGCATGCAGGAGGCGCAGCCCGAGCGCAGCCGCGCCGCGATCCGCCGCACCCAGCAGCTGTGGCGGGACCTGGACATCTATCTCGACTGA
- a CDS encoding NAD(P)-dependent oxidoreductase has product MSKHIAVVGLGSMGGAMATALVAAGWQVRGYDPSPAARATAQEAGVDAVDTLEELAGTPYVVLSLPSAQVVEASLPTLLDRPGSVAVVDTTTSQPDTSAACAALAAERGVSFVDAPVSGGRTGAVAGRLTAFVGAEPDALDAARPVLDALTGGQFRHLGGPGSGNVVKLLNNMLAAVNLVAVGEALAVAKSYGVDPAASAAGISGASGASKASAAMYPDWVLSGTYDSGFSLGLMARDAALAVETAKQRGETPQLLAAASERWQEALAELGPAADFSEIARTVAPTLTR; this is encoded by the coding sequence ATGAGCAAGCACATCGCCGTCGTCGGCCTCGGTTCGATGGGCGGCGCCATGGCCACCGCTCTGGTCGCCGCCGGCTGGCAGGTCCGGGGGTACGACCCCTCTCCCGCGGCGCGGGCCACCGCGCAGGAAGCCGGGGTCGACGCCGTCGACACACTCGAGGAGCTCGCCGGCACCCCGTACGTGGTGCTGTCCCTGCCCTCGGCCCAGGTCGTCGAGGCGAGCCTGCCCACCCTGCTGGACCGCCCGGGCTCGGTGGCGGTGGTCGACACCACGACGTCGCAGCCCGACACCTCGGCCGCGTGTGCGGCGCTCGCGGCGGAGCGGGGTGTGTCGTTCGTCGACGCGCCCGTCTCAGGTGGCCGCACCGGCGCCGTCGCCGGTCGGCTGACCGCGTTCGTGGGCGCCGAGCCGGACGCCCTCGATGCCGCGCGACCGGTCCTCGATGCCCTCACCGGCGGCCAGTTCCGGCACCTCGGCGGGCCCGGCTCGGGCAACGTGGTCAAGCTGCTCAACAACATGCTGGCCGCGGTCAACCTGGTGGCGGTCGGCGAGGCGCTGGCCGTCGCGAAGTCCTACGGCGTCGACCCGGCCGCCTCCGCCGCCGGAATCAGTGGCGCGTCCGGTGCCAGCAAGGCGTCCGCCGCCATGTATCCGGACTGGGTGCTCAGCGGCACGTACGACTCCGGGTTCTCGCTCGGACTGATGGCGCGCGATGCCGCCCTCGCCGTCGAGACCGCGAAGCAGCGTGGTGAGACACCTCAGTTGCTGGCCGCCGCGAGCGAGCGGTGGCAGGAGGCCCTGGCCGAACTGGGCCCGGCCGCCGACTTCTCCGAGATAGCCCGCACCGTCGCACCGACCCTCACGCGTTAA
- a CDS encoding purine-cytosine permease family protein, translating to MADAAPGATTSPSVTEVETHGVERIPDGDRTARPLDLFRLAFGGANTFATCVLGAFPILFGLSFWQGLAATVLGLVAGALLLAPMSVFGPANGTNNAVSSSAHLGVHGRVVGSFLSLLTAIAFFSISVWSSGDALIGAAHRLAGLPESDLSYGVAYAVFAGLVLTVCVYGFRFMLFVNKIAVLAASALFVLGVFAFAGDFDPGYTGSFASTSTPMFWPSFIGSALIVLSNPVSFGAFLGDWSRYIPAATPRGRAMGAAFLSQIATLLPFLFGLATASVIAAKAEKYLDPAAPNYVGGLLAISPGWYFLPLCLIALIGGMATGTTALYGTGLDFSSVFPRFGRVQATVFIGSLSIAFIFVGRFALNLAQSISTFATLIITCTAPWMVVMALGYVTRRGWYDAEALQVFNRRQRGGRYWFTHGWNWRGLSAWLVSACMALLFTNLPGQFVGPLGTLAGGTDISLPVGLVLAAVVYLALLFLFPEPRAVYGPDGPRLVRASEAEVPPITGDVPATAPTGTV from the coding sequence ATGGCCGACGCGGCCCCCGGCGCCACAACGTCCCCCAGTGTCACGGAAGTTGAGACCCACGGTGTCGAGCGGATTCCCGACGGGGACCGCACGGCCCGTCCCCTCGACCTGTTCCGTCTCGCCTTCGGCGGCGCCAACACCTTCGCCACGTGTGTGCTCGGCGCGTTCCCGATCCTGTTCGGCCTGTCCTTCTGGCAGGGGCTCGCCGCGACGGTCCTGGGCCTGGTGGCGGGCGCGCTGCTGCTGGCGCCGATGTCCGTGTTCGGCCCGGCCAACGGCACGAACAACGCGGTGTCCTCGTCCGCACATCTGGGTGTGCACGGCCGTGTCGTCGGCTCGTTCCTGTCGCTGCTCACGGCGATCGCGTTCTTCTCGATCTCCGTGTGGTCGTCCGGCGACGCGCTGATCGGCGCGGCGCACCGGCTGGCGGGGCTGCCCGAGTCGGACCTCTCGTACGGCGTCGCGTACGCGGTGTTCGCGGGGCTCGTCCTGACGGTGTGCGTGTACGGGTTCCGGTTCATGCTCTTCGTGAACAAGATCGCGGTGCTGGCCGCTTCGGCGCTGTTCGTGCTCGGTGTGTTCGCGTTCGCGGGGGACTTCGACCCCGGCTACACGGGGTCGTTCGCCTCCACGTCGACGCCGATGTTCTGGCCGTCTTTCATCGGCTCGGCGCTGATCGTGCTGTCCAACCCGGTGTCGTTCGGCGCGTTCCTCGGTGACTGGTCGCGCTACATCCCGGCGGCCACACCGCGCGGGCGGGCCATGGGCGCGGCGTTCCTCTCGCAGATCGCGACACTGCTGCCGTTCCTGTTCGGCCTCGCCACCGCGTCGGTGATCGCCGCGAAGGCGGAGAAGTACCTGGATCCGGCGGCGCCGAACTACGTGGGCGGACTCCTGGCCATCTCCCCCGGCTGGTACTTCCTCCCGCTGTGCCTGATCGCGCTGATCGGCGGCATGGCGACGGGCACGACCGCCCTGTACGGCACGGGTCTCGACTTCTCCTCGGTGTTCCCGCGCTTCGGCCGGGTGCAGGCGACGGTCTTCATCGGTTCGCTGTCGATCGCGTTCATCTTCGTCGGCCGGTTCGCCCTGAACCTCGCCCAGTCGATCTCCACGTTCGCCACGCTCATCATCACGTGCACCGCGCCGTGGATGGTCGTCATGGCTCTCGGCTACGTGACCCGGCGCGGCTGGTACGACGCGGAGGCGCTCCAGGTCTTCAACCGGCGCCAGCGCGGCGGGCGTTACTGGTTCACGCACGGCTGGAACTGGCGTGGTCTGTCGGCGTGGCTGGTCTCGGCCTGCATGGCGCTGCTGTTCACGAATCTGCCGGGCCAGTTCGTCGGCCCGCTCGGCACACTCGCGGGCGGCACCGACATCTCGCTCCCGGTCGGCCTCGTCCTCGCCGCCGTCGTCTATCTCGCCCTGCTGTTCCTCTTCCCCGAACCGCGCGCAGTGTACGGGCCGGACGGGCCGCGTCTGGTGCGCGCTTCGGAGGCGGAGGTGCCGCCGATCACGGGAGACGTACCGGCCACGGCACCGACCGGAACCGTCTGA
- a CDS encoding SAM-dependent methyltransferase, with amino-acid sequence MTAQPFENRIDTSRPHPARVYDWLLGGKDHYPVDQAVAEKLPPEARQNALRNRAFMHRAAAWLAGNGIDQFLDIGTGIPTEPNLHQIVQGIVPTARVSYADNDPIVLRHAEALLVSAPEGGTDYIQADVRRPDVILDHARTFLDFSRPVALSMIALMHFIGDDEDPYGLTRALVDALPTGSYLVLSHGTTDEHPHLVKSVTDTYRKGEIPLRMRTRAEVEPFFEGLELVEPGLVTATKWYQSGPAPAEELSGFYVGVARVP; translated from the coding sequence ATGACGGCACAGCCCTTCGAGAACCGCATCGACACGAGCAGACCCCACCCGGCCCGTGTCTACGACTGGTTGCTGGGCGGCAAGGACCACTACCCGGTCGACCAGGCAGTCGCGGAGAAGCTGCCGCCGGAGGCCCGCCAGAACGCCCTGCGCAACCGCGCGTTCATGCACCGGGCCGCCGCGTGGCTCGCCGGCAACGGCATCGATCAGTTCCTCGACATCGGCACGGGCATCCCGACCGAGCCCAACCTCCACCAGATCGTGCAGGGCATCGTGCCGACCGCCCGGGTCTCGTACGCGGACAACGATCCGATCGTGCTGCGGCACGCGGAGGCCCTGTTGGTGAGCGCTCCGGAGGGGGGCACCGACTACATCCAGGCGGATGTCCGCCGCCCCGATGTCATCCTCGACCACGCGCGCACGTTCCTGGACTTCTCCCGTCCCGTCGCCCTGTCGATGATCGCGCTGATGCACTTCATCGGCGACGACGAGGACCCGTACGGCCTGACCAGGGCGCTCGTCGACGCGCTGCCGACGGGCAGCTATCTGGTGCTGTCGCACGGCACCACCGACGAGCACCCGCACCTGGTGAAGTCCGTGACCGACACGTACCGCAAGGGCGAGATCCCGCTGCGGATGCGCACGCGGGCCGAGGTCGAGCCGTTCTTCGAGGGCCTGGAGCTGGTGGAGCCCGGACTGGTGACGGCGACCAAGTGGTACCAGTCGGGGCCTGCTCCCGCCGAGGAGCTGAGCGGGTTCTATGTCGGCGTCGCCCGCGTCCCGTAA
- a CDS encoding enoyl-CoA hydratase/isomerase family protein, translating into MSSDDAPVLRAVEGRAAYLTLNRPRALNSLTHAMLRSLAEALDTWADDPAVGTVVLQGAGERGLCAGADIRLFHDDARSGDHRASAAFLRDEYRLNSLIAHYPKPYVAVMDGIVMGGGVGLSAHGSIRIVTERSKVAMPEVGIGLVPDVGGTYLFTRAPGHLGTHLALTGMAVGAADALLCGLADHYVPSEALPQLLRELAGAEQPGEVVARHTQQAPPGDLAEQRSWIDDCYAADTVEEIVERLFATGDVAAKEAADLILSRSPMAVKATLESLRRAARLDTLEQVLDQEYRVISAALDTHDLPEGIRAQIIDKDRDPRWSPATLAEVGPADVERYFAPLGERELGLG; encoded by the coding sequence TTGAGCTCCGACGACGCCCCCGTCCTGCGGGCCGTGGAGGGACGCGCCGCGTACCTCACCCTGAACCGGCCCCGGGCCCTGAACTCGCTCACCCACGCCATGCTGCGATCCCTCGCGGAGGCACTCGACACCTGGGCGGACGACCCCGCCGTCGGGACCGTCGTGCTCCAGGGCGCGGGGGAGCGGGGCCTGTGCGCGGGCGCCGACATCCGGCTCTTCCACGACGACGCGCGCAGCGGTGACCACCGGGCGTCGGCGGCCTTCCTGCGCGACGAGTACCGGCTCAACTCCCTTATCGCGCACTACCCGAAGCCCTACGTCGCCGTCATGGACGGCATCGTCATGGGCGGCGGCGTCGGCCTGTCCGCGCACGGAAGCATCCGGATCGTCACCGAACGCTCGAAGGTCGCGATGCCCGAGGTCGGCATCGGCCTGGTCCCCGACGTCGGCGGCACGTACCTGTTCACACGCGCGCCCGGACACCTCGGCACCCACCTGGCGCTCACAGGCATGGCGGTCGGCGCGGCCGACGCGCTGCTGTGCGGCCTCGCCGACCACTACGTACCGTCCGAGGCCCTGCCCCAGCTGCTGCGCGAGCTGGCCGGGGCGGAGCAGCCGGGCGAGGTCGTCGCACGCCACACGCAGCAGGCACCGCCCGGAGACCTCGCCGAGCAGCGGTCCTGGATCGACGACTGCTACGCCGCGGACACGGTCGAGGAGATCGTCGAGCGGCTCTTCGCCACCGGCGACGTCGCCGCCAAGGAGGCGGCGGACCTGATCCTCTCCCGGTCGCCCATGGCCGTAAAGGCGACCCTTGAGTCCCTGCGCCGCGCGGCCCGCCTCGACACGCTGGAGCAGGTACTCGACCAGGAATACCGGGTGATCAGCGCGGCCCTGGACACCCACGACCTGCCCGAGGGCATCCGCGCCCAGATCATCGACAAGGACCGCGACCCCCGCTGGTCCCCTGCGACCCTGGCCGAGGTCGGGCCCGCCGATGTGGAGCGCTACTTCGCGCCGCTCGGCGAGCGGGAACTGGGCCTCGGCTGA